AGTTTGTGGAGAAAATTGTCAAAATTTAAAAATCCATTGAATTTTTTTAAAAAAAAAGAGAAAAAGAAAGAGGATGAAAAAGTGGAAGAGAAAAAACAAAAACAAGAATACGATTACAGTGGTACAAAAATAGCAAATGGTTCTAAAATTGTTGAAGATAAAAAATTTGATGAAGCTTGTAAAAAAATGAAAAATAATGAAAAAAAAGAAAAAATTGAAAAAGAAATAAAAGAAAGTGAAGTAATTGTTAATGAAGAAAATTCTGAAAAAAAAGAGAAGAAGAAGTTAATGAAACTTCAAAGAAAATGTAGAGAAGATTGTAAAAACTGAGCAGAGAGAAACAGAGACAAAATCAGAAGCGAAAAATGATGAAAATTCTGAAAAAATGTTTGAAGAAATAAAAGCATTAAATGAAAAAATAGCAAATTTGAATAATATGTTTTTGAAAAAAATTCAAAGTATGGAGTTTGAAAAAAATGTAGTAAATGATCTTCATAAAGAATTACAAGGATATAAAGACGATCTTTATTTCAAATTGATAAAACCTACTTTAATGGATTTAATTGATATGAAAAATAGTTTTAAAAGAGGAATTGAAAACTTTTCACAAAAAACTGAAGCAGAAAAAATTAATTTCTTAGAAACTTTTATCTTTGAAATTGATACGATTTTGGAAAAAAATGATATAGAGATTTATGAAACTGATATAACAAATGAACAAAATTTTAATGTTAAAAAACAAAAAATAATAGAAAAAATAGAAACAGATAAGAAAGAAAATCATGGAAAAGTTTTTAAAGTAAAAAGTAATGGTTATATTTACAAAGGGAAAGTAATTTCACCTGAAAAAGTGGAAGTTTATGTTTATAATGAAAAAGCTAAAGAAGAATTGAAGGGAGAATAATAAAAATGTCAAAATATGTATTTGGAATAGATTTGGGAACAACTTACTCTTGTATAGCTTATGTGGATGATAGAGGAATAGCACAAATAATTAAAAATAGTGATGGGAATACTACAACTCCATCAGTGGTAGCATTTGATGGAAAAACTATAACAGTAGGAGAGGCTGCAAAAGAAGAAGCGGTATTGAAGCCTAATGAAACAGTGTCATTGGTAAAATCAAAGATGGGAAAAACAGATACTGTAATTAAATATAATGGAAAAAATATATCACCAGAAGAAGTTTCATCATATATTTTGAAAAAAATAGCTAATGATGCTTCAGAACAATTGTCAGAACCAGTTAAAGATGTTGTAATAACTTGTCCAGCATATTTTGGAACTGCAGAGAGAATGGCTACTAAAAAAGCTGGAGAAATTGCCGGGTTAAATGTATTAGAAATTATTAGTGAACCGACAGCTGCAGCTTTAGATTATGGATGTGCAGAAACACATGATGATAAGACTATTTTAGTTTATGACCTTGGTGGTGGAACTTTTGATGTGACAATTATGAGAATAACTTCTGATAGAATAGAAGTTATCTGCTCTGACGGAGATCATGATTTAGGTGGAAAAAACTGGGATGCATTATTAATGAGATATATTTTAAAAGAATTTGAAGAAAAGAATGGATCTGTTGAACTTGATGCAAGTTCTCAGCAAGATTTAAGATTAAAAGTTGAGAAATTAAAAAAGCAGTTAAGTTCGAAGCCACAGGCTAGCAGTATGATTGACATTAATGGTAAAAGGCAAGTCATGAAGTTAAACAGGGATGAATTTGACAGTATAACTAATACTTTATTGAGTCAAACTTTAAACAAGACAGAAGAAGCAATAAAAGTTGCAAGAAGTAAAGGATATGATCAAATTGACGAGATACTTTTAGTAGGTGGATCAACTAGAATGCCACAAGTTAAAAATGCATTATCTGAAAAATATGGAGAAGATAAAATTAAAGTATTTGATCCAGATGAAGCTGTAGCAAAAGGAGCAGCAATTCATGCAGTAAATGTTTATGTAAAAAATCAAAAAGCTCTTGAAGATAAAACTTTTATTTCTTCAGAAAGAAAAAATGATTTGAATCCTAATGATTATGAAGAAGACTTAAAAGTTGACGAGAGATCAATGAGTGTTGGTGGAGCTCAAAGAGAAATAATTATGGCGACAACAAAGAGTTTTGCTGTAAAAGTTACACATGAAGATAAAACTGAAGAATGTGTAAATATGATTATAAAAAATGAGCCTATGAAAGAAGGATTTATAGAAGTTTCAGATGAGTTTTATACTTTATTTAGAAATCAGGCAACTGTAAATATACAAATATATGAAAATGATTATATGGATAAAAAATTTGATGTAGATGAAGAATTTTTTCTTGGAAATGCAATATTAGAATTACCTAAAAATCTTCCTGCTGGTTCACCAATTCAAAT
This genomic stretch from Leptotrichia sp. oral taxon 218 harbors:
- the grpE gene encoding nucleotide exchange factor GrpE, with the protein product MVKTEQRETETKSEAKNDENSEKMFEEIKALNEKIANLNNMFLKKIQSMEFEKNVVNDLHKELQGYKDDLYFKLIKPTLMDLIDMKNSFKRGIENFSQKTEAEKINFLETFIFEIDTILEKNDIEIYETDITNEQNFNVKKQKIIEKIETDKKENHGKVFKVKSNGYIYKGKVISPEKVEVYVYNEKAKEELKGE
- a CDS encoding Hsp70 family protein → MSKYVFGIDLGTTYSCIAYVDDRGIAQIIKNSDGNTTTPSVVAFDGKTITVGEAAKEEAVLKPNETVSLVKSKMGKTDTVIKYNGKNISPEEVSSYILKKIANDASEQLSEPVKDVVITCPAYFGTAERMATKKAGEIAGLNVLEIISEPTAAALDYGCAETHDDKTILVYDLGGGTFDVTIMRITSDRIEVICSDGDHDLGGKNWDALLMRYILKEFEEKNGSVELDASSQQDLRLKVEKLKKQLSSKPQASSMIDINGKRQVMKLNRDEFDSITNTLLSQTLNKTEEAIKVARSKGYDQIDEILLVGGSTRMPQVKNALSEKYGEDKIKVFDPDEAVAKGAAIHAVNVYVKNQKALEDKTFISSERKNDLNPNDYEEDLKVDERSMSVGGAQREIIMATTKSFAVKVTHEDKTEECVNMIIKNEPMKEGFIEVSDEFYTLFRNQATVNIQIYENDYMDKKFDVDEEFFLGNAILELPKNLPAGSPIQITMKLSGEGILEVTGLDKVENNKVNVKMETKGVMSDEKFEEVKEKVKGMTVL